A stretch of Castanea sativa cultivar Marrone di Chiusa Pesio chromosome 2, ASM4071231v1 DNA encodes these proteins:
- the LOC142626065 gene encoding uncharacterized protein LOC142626065, which translates to MTTTKYFLVLLLGVVLLSTASLADHHESPKHEHKPPKGEKPPPKHKPPTSLNKEEKPLPEHKPPTPGKGEKPPPRDHHPGRLLLESTSIDGKPPPKGEKPPPKHKPPTPHDKEEEPLPKHKRQTPGKGETPPPHDHHPGHLLLESSSIDGKPPPKGKGEKPPPEHKPPRKHLKPPTAERKPPSPSHKPPHKPPPSN; encoded by the coding sequence ATGACTACTACCAAATACTTCCTAGTGTTACTCCTTGGAGTGGTGCTTCTAAGCACTGCCTCACTTGCTGACCACCATGAGTCTCCTAAACATGAGCACAAACCTCCTAAGGGAGAAAAGCCACCCCCAAAACACAAGCCACCAACCTCACTCAATAAGGAAGAGAAGCCATTGCCAGAGCACAAACCACCAACCCCAGGTAAGGGAGAGAAGCCGCCACCACGAGATCATCACCCTGGACGCCTTCTATTGGAGTCTACTTCCATTGATGGCAAACCTCCTCCTAAGGGAGAAAAGCCACCACCAAAACACAAGCCACCAACCCCACATGACAAGGAAGAGGAACCACTCCCAAAACACAAGCGACAAACCCCAGGTAAGGGAGAGACGCCACCACCACATGATCATCACCCTGGGCACCTTTTATTGGAGTCTTCTTCCATTGATGGCAAACCTCCTCCAAAGGGTAAAGGAGAGAAGCCACCACCAGAGCACAAGCCACCCCGAAAGCACTTGAAGCCTCCAACTGCTGAAAGGAAGCCACCAAGTCCCTCTCACAAACCACCCCACAAGCCACCACCATCCAACTAA